The following proteins are encoded in a genomic region of Pseudomonas saponiphila:
- a CDS encoding methyltransferase domain-containing protein, with protein sequence MTDKAFAQADPDWLALISAARDWLSGPLGQFLLDEERRMLEEELGRFFGGYLVHYGPSAQNPPVAPQVQRNVRLGAPLPGVEIVCEEQAWPLSEHAADVVVLQHGLDFCLSPHGLLREAASSVRPGGHLLIVGINPWSTWGLRHVFAHDALRQARCISPSRVGDWLNLLGFALEKRRFGCYRPPLASQAWQARLAGWERKAGQWQLAGGGFYLLVARKIAVGLRPVRQVRREPMGKLVPLPMAKVNRRNSEP encoded by the coding sequence ATGACCGATAAAGCCTTCGCTCAGGCAGATCCCGACTGGCTGGCCCTGATCAGTGCGGCCCGGGACTGGCTGTCCGGTCCCCTGGGGCAATTTTTGCTGGACGAAGAGCGGCGCATGCTCGAAGAGGAACTGGGGCGCTTCTTTGGCGGTTACCTGGTGCATTACGGGCCTTCGGCGCAAAACCCTCCGGTGGCGCCGCAGGTGCAGCGCAACGTGCGCCTGGGGGCGCCGTTGCCCGGGGTGGAAATCGTCTGCGAGGAACAGGCCTGGCCCCTGAGCGAACATGCCGCCGACGTGGTGGTGCTGCAGCACGGCCTGGATTTCTGCCTGTCGCCCCATGGCCTGCTGCGCGAGGCCGCCAGCAGCGTGCGCCCCGGCGGCCATCTGCTGATTGTCGGCATCAACCCCTGGAGCACCTGGGGCCTGCGCCATGTGTTCGCCCACGACGCCTTGCGCCAGGCCCGTTGCATCTCGCCCTCGCGGGTTGGCGACTGGCTCAACCTGCTGGGCTTTGCGCTGGAGAAACGCCGCTTCGGGTGCTATCGTCCGCCGCTTGCCTCGCAGGCATGGCAGGCGCGACTGGCGGGCTGGGAGCGCAAGGCCGGGCAGTGGCAACTGGCCGGCGGCGGTTTTTACCTGCTGGTGGCGCGCAAGATCGCGGTCGGCCTGCGCCCGGTGCGCCAGGTGCGACGCGAACCCATGGGCAAGCTGGTGCCGCTGCCCATGGCCAAGGTCAATCGCCGTAACAGCGAACCCTGA
- a CDS encoding LysM peptidoglycan-binding domain-containing protein codes for MSSSIRYSISSDALTRLAQAIAVAVSATLAGCQSTGHAPQSDATHTQNFNARIKQKPIWLSNQPSPQVPQDVWERMRQGFQLQEGLGVNPRIEQQRLWFASNPSFLENAGERGSLYIHYIVERLEERNMPLELALLPVIESAYNPLAYSRADAVGLWQFVPATGRYFNLRQTRFYDGRRDITASTTAALDYLTRLHDMFNGDWLLALAAYNAGEGTVSRAIERNDKLGLPTDYWNLPLPAETQAYVPKLLALSQVVLAPQAYGVNLNPIANEPYFQVVEINQRMDLSKVAAVANIDEDELFQLNPAFKQRTTIDGPQHLLVPTSKAQLLTTSLSTMKPEELISKRSLKPVFDGDEGRDSLRPKRIYRVKSGDNLALIAKANKVEVQDLQRWNKLSGKNLKVGQTLVMQDTRKVAGKKTSLASNGKKKSTQYKVKQGDSLYMVAKRFNVEMQHLKRWNPRAAQALKPGQTLTVYLPH; via the coding sequence ATGTCGTCATCTATTCGTTATTCCATCAGTTCAGACGCATTGACGCGCTTGGCCCAGGCCATCGCGGTAGCTGTGTCAGCGACTCTTGCGGGCTGCCAAAGCACCGGCCATGCCCCGCAGAGCGACGCGACACACACCCAGAATTTCAACGCCCGCATCAAGCAGAAGCCCATCTGGCTGAGCAACCAGCCAAGCCCGCAAGTTCCCCAGGATGTCTGGGAACGCATGCGCCAGGGGTTCCAGTTGCAGGAAGGCCTGGGCGTCAACCCACGTATTGAACAACAGCGCCTGTGGTTCGCCAGCAACCCTTCCTTCCTGGAAAACGCCGGCGAGCGCGGCAGCCTCTATATCCACTACATCGTCGAGCGTCTCGAAGAGCGCAACATGCCGCTGGAACTGGCGCTGCTGCCGGTCATCGAAAGCGCCTACAACCCGCTGGCCTACTCCCGGGCCGATGCCGTGGGCCTGTGGCAATTCGTTCCGGCCACCGGGCGCTACTTCAACCTGCGCCAGACCCGCTTCTACGATGGCCGCCGTGACATCACCGCTTCCACCACCGCGGCCCTGGACTACCTGACCCGCCTGCACGACATGTTCAACGGCGACTGGCTGCTGGCCCTGGCCGCCTACAACGCCGGCGAAGGCACCGTGAGCCGGGCCATCGAGCGCAATGACAAGCTCGGCCTGCCCACCGACTACTGGAACCTGCCGCTGCCGGCCGAGACCCAAGCCTACGTGCCCAAGCTCCTGGCCCTGTCCCAGGTGGTGCTGGCCCCTCAGGCCTACGGCGTGAACCTCAACCCGATCGCCAACGAACCCTACTTCCAGGTCGTGGAAATCAACCAGCGCATGGACCTGTCCAAGGTCGCGGCAGTAGCCAACATCGACGAGGACGAGCTGTTCCAGCTCAACCCGGCGTTCAAGCAGCGCACCACCATCGACGGCCCGCAGCACCTGCTGGTGCCCACGTCCAAGGCCCAGCTGCTGACCACCAGCCTGTCCACCATGAAACCCGAAGAGCTGATCAGCAAGCGCTCCCTCAAACCGGTCTTCGACGGCGATGAAGGGCGTGATTCGCTGCGTCCCAAGCGCATCTACCGGGTCAAGAGTGGTGACAACCTGGCGCTGATCGCCAAGGCCAACAAGGTCGAGGTCCAGGATCTGCAACGCTGGAACAAACTCAGCGGCAAGAACCTCAAGGTCGGCCAGACCCTGGTGATGCAGGACACCCGCAAGGTGGCCGGCAAGAAAACCAGCCTTGCCAGCAACGGCAAGAAGAAGTCGACCCAGTACAAGGTCAAGCAAGGCGACTCGCTGTACATGGTGGCCAAGCGCTTCAACGTCGAGATGCAGCACCTCAAGCGCTGGAACCCCCGCGCGGCCCAGGCCCTCAAGCCCGGCCAGACGCTCACGGTCTACCTGCCGCACTGA
- the gloB gene encoding hydroxyacylglutathione hydrolase, with amino-acid sequence MIQISALPAFTDNYIWLLQDHRSQRCAVVDPGDAAPVLAWLEQHPDWVLSDILVTHHHHDHVGGVERLKQHSGATVHGPARENIPGRDVALDDAQRISVLGLEFEVLAVPGHTLGHIAYYHHGLLFCGDTLFAAGCGRLFEGTPEQMHDSLSRLAALPDDTLVYCTHEYTLSNLRFAQAVEPANPEIAQRLEKVTQMREQGRMTLPSTLALEKLTNPFLRVGETSVKQKADERTGLDNPSQSAVFAALRAWKDKF; translated from the coding sequence ATGATACAGATCAGTGCCCTGCCCGCCTTCACCGACAACTACATCTGGTTGTTACAAGATCATCGCAGCCAGCGCTGCGCGGTCGTCGATCCGGGCGATGCGGCGCCGGTTCTGGCCTGGCTGGAACAGCACCCGGACTGGGTTCTGAGCGACATTCTGGTGACCCATCACCACCACGACCACGTCGGCGGTGTCGAGCGCCTGAAGCAGCACAGCGGCGCCACCGTGCACGGCCCGGCGCGGGAAAATATCCCCGGTCGCGATGTAGCCCTGGACGATGCTCAGCGCATCAGCGTCCTCGGCCTGGAGTTCGAGGTGCTGGCCGTGCCCGGTCACACCCTGGGACATATCGCCTACTACCATCACGGCCTGCTGTTCTGCGGCGACACCTTGTTCGCCGCCGGTTGCGGACGCCTGTTCGAAGGCACCCCGGAACAGATGCACGATTCCCTCAGCCGCCTCGCCGCGCTGCCGGACGACACCCTGGTCTACTGCACCCACGAATACACCCTGAGCAACCTGCGCTTCGCCCAGGCGGTGGAGCCGGCCAACCCGGAGATCGCCCAGCGCCTGGAGAAGGTCACGCAGATGCGCGAGCAAGGACGCATGACCCTGCCATCAACCCTGGCCCTGGAGAAACTGACCAATCCCTTTTTGCGGGTCGGTGAAACATCCGTTAAACAAAAAGCGGACGAACGGACCGGCCTGGATAACCCGTCGCAGAGTGCGGTCTTTGCGGCCCTGAGGGCTTGGAAAGATAAATTCTAA
- the rnhA gene encoding ribonuclease HI codes for MSDSVEIFTDGACKGNPGPGGWGALLVFKGVEKELWGGEANTTNNRMELMAAIRGLEELKRECEVLLVTDSQYVMKGINEWMANWKKRGWKTAAKEPVKNADLWQQLDEQVNRHKVTWKWVRGHTGHHGNERADQLANRGVDEVRGYKG; via the coding sequence ATGAGCGATAGCGTAGAAATCTTTACCGACGGTGCCTGCAAGGGCAATCCCGGCCCCGGTGGCTGGGGCGCGTTGCTGGTGTTCAAGGGCGTCGAGAAGGAACTCTGGGGAGGCGAAGCCAACACCACCAACAATCGCATGGAGCTGATGGCGGCGATTCGCGGCCTGGAAGAACTCAAGCGCGAGTGCGAGGTGCTGCTGGTCACCGACTCGCAGTACGTGATGAAGGGCATCAACGAGTGGATGGCCAACTGGAAGAAGCGCGGCTGGAAGACCGCGGCCAAGGAGCCGGTGAAGAACGCCGACCTGTGGCAGCAGTTGGACGAGCAGGTCAACCGGCACAAGGTCACCTGGAAGTGGGTGCGCGGCCACACCGGCCACCACGGCAACGAGCGGGCCGACCAGTTGGCCAACCGTGGCGTGGATGAGGTTCGCGGCTACAAGGGCTGA
- a CDS encoding DUF2388 domain-containing protein: protein MKTLRRCLPSLLFIALFIAMLSSSSHATSLVISTDLSMSGVLSSSQGTADISSSFKDDKIVLEARSDAAAFVASAGAIRGARLESALQHIRQTLHNPPYSDEQLAAAILTL, encoded by the coding sequence ATGAAGACTCTCCGGCGCTGTCTGCCAAGCCTGCTGTTCATCGCCCTGTTCATCGCAATGCTCAGCAGTTCCAGCCATGCCACCAGCCTGGTGATCAGCACCGACCTGAGCATGAGCGGAGTGCTGAGCAGCAGCCAAGGCACGGCCGATATCAGCAGCTCGTTCAAGGATGACAAGATTGTCCTGGAAGCCCGCAGCGACGCCGCGGCCTTCGTCGCCAGCGCCGGCGCGATTCGCGGGGCGCGACTGGAATCAGCGTTGCAGCACATTCGCCAGACCCTGCACAACCCGCCCTACAGCGACGAACAGCTGGCGGCGGCGATTCTCACCCTGTAA